A window of Choloepus didactylus isolate mChoDid1 chromosome 23, mChoDid1.pri, whole genome shotgun sequence contains these coding sequences:
- the LOC119519507 gene encoding cytochrome b-c1 complex subunit 9: protein MAPPTVTARLYSLLFRRTSTFALTIVVGTLFFERAFDQGADAIFEHINQGKLWKHIKHKYENQE, encoded by the exons ATGGCACCCCCGACGGTTACAGCGAGGTTGTACTCCCTGCTGTTCCGCAGGACCTCCACCTTCGCTCTTACCATCGTCGTGGGCACCCTGTTCTTCGAGCGAGCCTTCGACCAAGGCGCGGACGCGATCTTCGAGCACATTAACCAGGGG AAGTTGTGGAAACACATCAAGCACAAGTATGAAAACCAAGAGTAG